The proteins below come from a single Faecalibaculum rodentium genomic window:
- a CDS encoding citrate synthase, translated as MELEKDDLRALYNRSAENNLIDPSLYARYRVKQGLRNENGTGVKVGLTRICDVVGYQMIHGHKHDTEGQLIYRGYTIDELVRRQKEAGTAMGYETTAFLLIFGHLPDEQELQAFRTTLLHNIHTDFIAAKYPTSNLLNAMQIEVLKMYAQDDNPDNDRLEDRMVKGLSILASLPLFVFSCHTSEKLTAYPLPDGSLAENILYMDRQGGSFTAEEANVLDILLMIHADHGGGNNSAFTDVVLTSTGTDIYSCISAAMGSLKGPKHGGAANKMAQMYDAILEETGITTDPAVLEDVCWRLLSKDFGDRSGLIYGIGHAIYTKSDPRARMIREACRQLAAEKGEEEAFAMMEALEQTACRVMKKAKGVQVCANVDFYSGFAYRMLGIEPELFVPLFAISRTAGWIAHHLENRQNNRKLIRPANIYVGERL; from the coding sequence ATGGAACTGGAAAAAGATGACCTGCGGGCGCTGTACAACCGGAGCGCAGAGAACAACCTCATCGACCCCTCGCTGTATGCCCGGTATCGGGTGAAGCAGGGGCTGCGAAACGAAAACGGCACAGGCGTGAAGGTGGGCCTCACGCGGATCTGTGACGTGGTGGGCTACCAGATGATCCACGGACACAAGCACGACACCGAGGGACAGCTGATCTACCGCGGGTACACGATCGACGAACTCGTCCGGCGGCAGAAGGAAGCGGGCACGGCCATGGGTTATGAAACGACGGCGTTCCTGCTCATCTTCGGCCACCTGCCGGATGAGCAGGAGCTGCAGGCATTCCGCACCACGCTGCTGCACAACATCCACACGGATTTCATTGCAGCGAAATACCCCACCAGCAACCTGCTCAATGCCATGCAGATCGAGGTGCTGAAAATGTACGCGCAGGACGACAACCCGGACAACGACCGTCTGGAGGACCGGATGGTGAAGGGTCTGTCCATCCTGGCCTCCCTGCCCCTGTTCGTGTTCTCGTGCCACACCAGCGAAAAGCTCACGGCCTATCCCCTGCCAGACGGCTCACTGGCGGAAAACATCCTGTATATGGACCGGCAGGGCGGCTCCTTCACAGCGGAGGAAGCCAATGTACTGGACATCCTGCTCATGATCCACGCCGACCACGGCGGAGGCAACAACTCGGCATTCACAGACGTCGTGCTCACAAGCACCGGCACAGACATCTATTCCTGCATTTCGGCAGCCATGGGATCCCTGAAAGGGCCCAAGCACGGCGGGGCAGCGAACAAGATGGCGCAGATGTACGATGCGATTCTGGAAGAGACAGGCATCACGACGGATCCCGCTGTGCTGGAGGATGTGTGCTGGCGGCTGCTGTCGAAGGACTTCGGGGACAGAAGCGGCCTGATTTACGGGATCGGCCATGCAATCTACACGAAAAGCGACCCCAGGGCCCGGATGATCCGGGAAGCCTGCCGGCAGCTGGCGGCGGAAAAAGGCGAGGAGGAAGCCTTCGCCATGATGGAGGCGCTGGAACAGACCGCCTGCCGGGTGATGAAGAAAGCCAAGGGCGTGCAGGTGTGTGCCAATGTGGACTTCTATTCGGGATTTGCCTACCGGATGCTGGGCATCGAGCCGGAGCTCTTTGTGCCGCTCTTTGCGATTTCCCGGACCGCAGGCTGGATCGCCCATCACCTGGAGAACCGGCAGAACAACCGGAAACTCATCCGGCCGGCCAACATCTACGTCGGGGAACGCCTGTAG
- a CDS encoding NADP-dependent isocitrate dehydrogenase: protein MKIQMKTPLVEMDGDEMTRVLWKDIKEILLEPYIDLKTEYYDLGLPAREATKDQITVDAAEASKRLGVAVKCATITPNAQRVEEYNLSEMWKSPNGTIRAILDGTVFRTPIMVKGIEPVVKNWKEPITIARHAYGDVYRNQEMRITEPGTASLVFESDSGSTEKAVVFRFEGPGVLQGQYNKDDSIASFARSCFQYALDQGKDLWFSSKDTISKKYDHRFKDIFQEIFDAEYKEAFGKAGLDYFYTLIDDAVARVIRSRGGYIWACKNYDGDVMSDMISTAFGSLAMMTSVLVSPEGNYEYEAAHGTVTRHYYKWLKGESTSTNPVATIFAWTGALRKRGELDEIPELVEFAEGLEAACIRTIEGGKMTGDLVGLWSGDVPAQKLDSRAFLEAIRDEMEAAA, encoded by the coding sequence ATGAAAATTCAGATGAAAACCCCTCTGGTGGAGATGGACGGGGACGAAATGACCCGTGTCCTGTGGAAGGACATCAAGGAAATCCTGCTGGAGCCCTATATCGACCTGAAGACCGAATACTATGACCTGGGCCTGCCCGCCCGGGAAGCCACGAAGGACCAGATCACGGTGGATGCCGCCGAGGCCAGCAAGCGGCTGGGTGTCGCCGTGAAGTGTGCCACCATCACCCCCAATGCGCAGCGCGTCGAGGAGTACAACCTGAGCGAAATGTGGAAATCCCCCAATGGCACGATCCGGGCGATCCTGGACGGCACGGTGTTCCGCACGCCGATCATGGTCAAAGGCATCGAGCCGGTGGTGAAAAACTGGAAGGAACCCATCACGATTGCCCGTCATGCCTACGGGGATGTGTACCGCAACCAGGAAATGCGGATCACGGAGCCCGGTACTGCCAGCCTGGTCTTCGAATCGGATTCCGGCAGCACGGAAAAAGCCGTGGTCTTCCGCTTCGAGGGACCCGGTGTACTCCAGGGGCAGTACAACAAGGACGACTCCATTGCCTCCTTTGCCCGGAGCTGCTTCCAGTACGCCCTGGACCAGGGCAAGGATCTGTGGTTTTCCTCCAAGGACACGATCTCCAAGAAATACGATCACCGTTTCAAGGACATCTTCCAGGAGATCTTTGATGCGGAATACAAAGAAGCCTTCGGGAAAGCCGGCCTGGACTACTTTTACACGCTGATCGACGACGCCGTTGCCCGCGTGATCCGCAGCCGCGGCGGCTACATCTGGGCATGCAAGAACTACGATGGGGATGTCATGAGCGACATGATCTCCACCGCCTTCGGGTCCCTGGCCATGATGACATCCGTGCTTGTGTCCCCGGAAGGCAACTATGAATACGAGGCAGCCCACGGCACCGTGACAAGACACTATTACAAGTGGCTCAAGGGTGAGAGCACAAGCACCAACCCCGTGGCGACGATCTTTGCCTGGACCGGGGCGCTGCGCAAACGCGGGGAACTGGACGAGATCCCGGAACTGGTGGAATTTGCCGAAGGTCTGGAAGCTGCGTGCATCCGCACCATTGAAGGCGGTAAGATGACCGGCGACCTGGTGGGCCTGTGGTCCGGGGATGTGCCGGCACAGAAGCTGGACTCCAGGGCCTTCCTGGAAGCCATCCGCGACGAAATGGAAGCCGCTGCCTGA
- the ltrA gene encoding group II intron reverse transcriptase/maturase, giving the protein MNQTRLIQPEDLSTQEIFSMENLTNACRQVRRNNGAAGVDGVKARELPACPGEYWERLREQILGRSYKPLPAKRTDIPKPDGSMRGLNVPAARDRVIQACLANYLDYRKDFEMSNSSYGFRKNRRCEQAILKGLEFMNDGYDWIVDIDLRKFFDTVDQDRLIRLIDNLFHNRDVTSLTRKFVRAGVMIDGRLVRTERGIPQGGPLSPVLANIYLDQADKELESRGLRFTRYADDMLIYVKSEAAANRVMKSFSNYLEKKLKLEVNASKSKVARPDEVKYLGFGFKRNKREWKAIPHEKSIHEFEQKIMKLTKRNWSVSLEERIEKINQVIRGWSNYFRCAWLYKETVRKLDSKLRRRIRAIIWKQWKSIRKKEESLIKLGCPRDKAHSYACARQGYVRCAITFLNKYIRNIHLKKKGLLSMEEYFDTVAVRFMKTFVRTAQCRTARWVV; this is encoded by the coding sequence ATGAACCAGACCAGACTGATACAGCCGGAAGACCTGAGCACACAGGAAATCTTCTCCATGGAGAACCTGACCAATGCGTGCAGACAGGTACGGCGAAACAATGGAGCTGCAGGGGTAGATGGAGTCAAAGCCAGAGAACTTCCTGCCTGCCCCGGAGAGTATTGGGAGCGACTGCGGGAACAGATACTGGGCCGCAGTTATAAACCACTGCCAGCCAAAAGGACCGATATCCCGAAACCGGATGGGAGCATGCGGGGGCTCAATGTCCCGGCTGCCAGAGATAGAGTCATACAGGCCTGTCTGGCAAACTATCTGGATTACAGGAAGGACTTCGAGATGAGCAACAGCTCATACGGGTTCAGGAAGAACAGGAGATGTGAACAGGCGATACTGAAAGGCCTTGAGTTCATGAACGACGGGTATGACTGGATCGTCGACATCGACCTGAGGAAATTCTTCGACACGGTGGACCAGGACAGACTGATACGACTGATAGACAACCTGTTCCATAACAGGGACGTCACGTCGCTGACAAGGAAGTTCGTCAGAGCGGGAGTCATGATAGACGGAAGGCTTGTCAGGACAGAAAGAGGCATCCCGCAGGGAGGGCCGCTTTCGCCGGTACTGGCCAACATCTATCTGGACCAGGCAGACAAGGAACTGGAAAGCAGAGGGCTGAGATTCACGAGATACGCAGACGATATGCTCATCTATGTGAAATCGGAAGCCGCCGCCAACAGAGTGATGAAGTCATTCAGCAACTATCTTGAAAAGAAGCTGAAGCTGGAAGTGAATGCTTCAAAATCGAAAGTGGCCAGACCGGATGAAGTGAAATATCTGGGGTTTGGCTTCAAAAGGAACAAAAGGGAATGGAAGGCGATACCGCATGAGAAGTCCATTCATGAGTTCGAGCAGAAGATAATGAAGCTGACAAAACGGAACTGGAGCGTATCTCTTGAGGAGAGGATTGAAAAAATCAATCAGGTCATCAGGGGATGGAGCAATTATTTCAGGTGTGCATGGCTGTATAAAGAAACGGTGCGCAAACTGGACAGCAAGCTCCGGAGAAGAATCAGGGCCATCATCTGGAAGCAGTGGAAAAGCATCAGGAAAAAAGAAGAGAGCCTCATCAAACTGGGATGTCCCAGAGACAAGGCTCACTCATATGCGTGTGCACGACAGGGATATGTCCGTTGTGCAATCACATTCCTGAACAAGTATATCAGAAATATACACCTGAAAAAGAAAGGCCTTCTATCCATGGAGGAATACTTCGATACGGTGGCAGTAAGGTTCATGAAAACATTTGTACGAACCGCCCAGTGCCGAACGGCACGCTGGGTGGTGTGA
- a CDS encoding alpha/beta fold hydrolase, whose amino-acid sequence MEFRIIGDRTSPVAILLHDAGLNHHQYAATAKMLARRYCVVLPDLTGHGDARGPFVSIEEEADALMQFIRREFKGKVELIGGSGLGGMVALETASRMPFSNLNLFLDGVSFQEPARPLIPSAFLKFRYRALYRNPRIREQVGQIPPFRELEPVFRAMSAWQPPEFCREKPARGSCMAASKARGCARQASCCSSTSAIPPWRFRRA is encoded by the coding sequence ATGGAATTTAGGATCATTGGCGACAGAACCAGTCCCGTGGCGATCCTGCTCCATGATGCCGGCCTCAACCATCACCAGTATGCCGCCACGGCGAAAATGCTTGCACGGCGTTATTGCGTCGTTCTGCCAGACCTCACCGGCCATGGTGATGCCAGGGGTCCCTTCGTGTCCATCGAGGAAGAAGCCGATGCCCTGATGCAGTTCATCCGCCGGGAATTCAAGGGGAAAGTGGAGCTCATCGGCGGCTCGGGACTGGGCGGCATGGTGGCGCTGGAAACCGCCTCGCGGATGCCCTTTTCGAACCTGAACCTGTTTCTGGATGGCGTCTCCTTCCAGGAACCGGCCAGGCCCCTGATCCCGTCGGCCTTCCTGAAGTTCCGCTACCGGGCGCTGTACCGCAATCCCCGGATCCGGGAACAGGTCGGCCAGATCCCGCCGTTCCGGGAACTGGAGCCGGTCTTCCGTGCCATGAGTGCCTGGCAGCCCCCGGAGTTTTGTCGAGAAAAGCCCGCACGCGGATCGTGCATGGCAGCCTCGAAGGCAAGGGGGTGCGCCAGACAGGCCAGCTGCTGCTCAAGCACCTCCGCAATTCCACCCTGGAGGTTCAGGAGGGCATGA
- a CDS encoding S1C family serine protease, with protein sequence MNQYNQPPRFRQKSSAGKWILGLLCAALLGGAAGYGGSLLAMKTTEPSKSQSGVNITQGSSPATGRVEAVDVSDVVNAVRPTVVEITTESVTSGNSLFGQYVSQGAGSGVIMSSDGYIITNNHVVEGARSIAVRTADGTEYDAKLVGTDPSTDLAVIKVDAQDLQPATFGNSNDLKVGSAAIAIGNPLGSLGGTVTTGIISALDREIVIDNETMVLLQTDAAINPGNSGGGLFDASGNLIGIVNAKQSASGIEGLGFAIPISDAVDVLQELIENGAVTSRPLLGVSLQEMNDGIYIMQVSEGGSAAEAGLQTGDKILSFDGHEVDSVAHLKQQLRKHRIGDVVSMEVERDGRTKTVDVTMKGQDQR encoded by the coding sequence ATGAATCAGTACAATCAGCCTCCCCGGTTCCGGCAGAAATCCTCCGCCGGAAAGTGGATCCTCGGCCTTCTGTGTGCGGCCCTGCTGGGTGGTGCAGCCGGCTACGGCGGCAGCCTTCTGGCCATGAAAACAACCGAACCGTCCAAAAGCCAGTCCGGCGTGAACATCACCCAGGGTTCTTCCCCTGCCACCGGCCGCGTGGAAGCCGTGGATGTCTCGGATGTCGTGAACGCTGTCCGGCCGACGGTGGTGGAAATCACCACGGAATCCGTCACCAGCGGCAATTCCCTGTTCGGGCAGTATGTCTCCCAGGGCGCCGGCTCGGGTGTCATCATGTCCAGCGACGGCTACATCATCACCAACAACCATGTCGTCGAAGGCGCCCGGTCCATTGCGGTGCGCACGGCCGACGGCACGGAATACGATGCAAAGCTGGTGGGGACCGATCCCTCGACGGACCTTGCGGTCATCAAGGTGGATGCACAGGATCTCCAGCCGGCGACCTTCGGCAACTCCAATGACCTGAAAGTCGGGTCGGCGGCGATCGCCATCGGCAACCCGCTGGGATCCCTTGGCGGTACGGTCACCACCGGGATCATTTCCGCTCTGGACCGGGAGATCGTGATCGACAACGAAACCATGGTGCTGCTCCAGACCGATGCGGCGATCAACCCGGGCAACTCCGGCGGCGGCCTGTTCGATGCTTCGGGCAACCTGATCGGTATCGTGAATGCGAAGCAGTCGGCTTCGGGTATCGAGGGACTGGGCTTTGCGATCCCCATCAGCGATGCGGTGGATGTGCTGCAGGAGCTGATCGAAAACGGCGCCGTGACCTCCAGGCCGCTGCTGGGTGTCTCGCTGCAGGAGATGAACGACGGGATTTACATCATGCAGGTGTCCGAAGGCGGATCCGCGGCGGAGGCCGGCCTGCAGACAGGGGACAAGATCCTGTCCTTTGACGGGCACGAAGTGGACAGCGTGGCACACCTCAAGCAGCAGCTGCGAAAGCACAGGATCGGCGATGTGGTGAGCATGGAAGTCGAGCGTGACGGCCGTACGAAAACGGTGGATGTGACGATGAAGGGACAGGACCAGCGGTAA
- a CDS encoding L-lactate dehydrogenase, with protein MEKIAKRKIMLIGTGMVGMSFAYTMLNERGIDELVLVDVNTDKARGEAMDLNDGLVYAASKMKIKAGSYEDAADTDICVLTAGAAQKPGQSRLELVKINARITKGVCEELKKNNFRGILIVANNPADIMTYVAYKTLGLPSNQIIGSGTVLDTARLRHALSEFLGFADSNIHAYIMGEHGDSSFVPWIHSYIGCKSLLEYLDENDISLMELQNIYIDVRDKAYKIIDLKRATYYGIGYALKRIVDAVLNNEHCILPVSSYQNGEYDRTGLFIGTPTVIGSRGVERVMSLPLNENDQARFNKSFDTLEATIRENLGDIIDLD; from the coding sequence ATGGAAAAAATTGCCAAGCGTAAAATCATGCTCATCGGCACCGGCATGGTGGGCATGAGTTTCGCCTATACGATGCTCAACGAACGGGGCATTGACGAACTGGTGCTGGTGGATGTAAACACCGACAAGGCACGGGGCGAAGCCATGGACCTGAACGACGGTCTGGTCTATGCGGCGTCCAAGATGAAGATCAAGGCCGGCAGCTATGAGGATGCAGCGGATACGGACATCTGCGTACTGACAGCCGGCGCAGCGCAGAAACCGGGTCAGTCCCGTCTGGAGCTGGTAAAGATCAACGCCAGGATCACGAAAGGCGTCTGCGAGGAGCTGAAGAAGAACAACTTCCGCGGTATCCTGATCGTGGCCAACAACCCGGCGGACATCATGACGTATGTGGCTTACAAGACGCTGGGTCTTCCCTCGAACCAGATCATCGGCTCCGGCACGGTGCTGGATACCGCCCGGCTGCGCCACGCCCTGTCAGAGTTCCTTGGCTTTGCGGATTCCAACATCCATGCCTATATCATGGGCGAGCACGGTGACTCCAGCTTCGTTCCCTGGATCCACAGCTACATCGGCTGCAAGTCCCTGCTGGAGTACCTGGATGAAAACGACATCTCCCTCATGGAGCTGCAGAACATCTATATCGATGTCCGCGACAAAGCCTACAAGATCATCGACCTGAAGCGTGCGACGTACTACGGCATCGGCTATGCCCTGAAGCGCATCGTGGATGCGGTCCTGAACAACGAGCACTGCATCCTGCCGGTATCGAGCTACCAGAACGGCGAATATGACCGGACGGGCCTGTTCATCGGCACGCCGACGGTTATCGGCTCCAGGGGTGTGGAACGCGTCATGTCCCTGCCGCTGAACGAAAACGACCAGGCACGCTTCAACAAGTCCTTCGACACGCTGGAAGCCACCATCCGGGAAAACCTGGGCGACATCATCGATCTGGACTGA
- a CDS encoding ABC transporter permease subunit has product MSAADKRRTVNSLLVNNAMYIIIALVVIFIAIRMPAYRSVNSIVNIVNLTAAKLPIALGIAGCIVLTGTDISAGRMVGLAAVIVASMSITANKIFPGLEPLPIIIPLLAAIAARAMIGFINGFSVAKFDLHPFIMTLATQLITYGIILIYLKMGTNNGQTLSGFDPQYRDLVTGTLFTIAGVRVPMYVLYSLILVGLMWVVWNKTTFGKNMFAVGSNKEAAEVSGINVHRTIILVFVLAAVMYALTGFIDGARVASVNANTGLNYECDAIAACVIGGVSFVGGIGRISVKTLDKLIMGGILVIALLIIVGVSRGDGYRVTYDSRGGSDVACQTYLYDEPLETEVPQREGYRFEGWYFDEGYGRQAFDGMNVQSDLTLYAKWVPAADDDAGANDGTGACDQE; this is encoded by the coding sequence ATGTCGGCGGCGGACAAGCGGCGGACCGTCAATTCCCTGCTGGTGAACAACGCCATGTACATCATCATCGCGCTGGTGGTGATCTTCATCGCGATCCGCATGCCGGCCTACCGTTCGGTGAACTCGATCGTCAACATCGTCAACCTGACCGCGGCGAAGCTGCCCATAGCCCTGGGCATCGCCGGATGCATCGTCCTGACCGGAACCGATATTTCCGCAGGCCGCATGGTCGGACTGGCGGCGGTCATCGTGGCCAGTATGTCCATCACCGCCAACAAGATCTTCCCGGGTCTGGAGCCTCTGCCGATCATCATCCCGCTGCTGGCGGCAATCGCTGCCCGTGCAATGATCGGATTCATCAACGGGTTCTCCGTGGCGAAATTCGACCTGCATCCCTTCATCATGACGCTGGCCACCCAGCTGATCACGTACGGCATCATCCTGATCTACCTGAAGATGGGCACGAACAACGGACAGACCCTGTCGGGCTTCGATCCGCAGTACCGCGACCTGGTGACTGGAACGCTGTTCACAATTGCCGGTGTCCGCGTACCGATGTACGTGCTGTACTCCCTGATCCTGGTGGGGCTGATGTGGGTAGTCTGGAACAAGACCACCTTCGGCAAGAACATGTTCGCAGTGGGTTCCAACAAGGAAGCCGCCGAGGTCTCCGGTATCAATGTGCACCGCACGATCATCCTGGTGTTCGTTCTTGCGGCTGTGATGTATGCCCTGACGGGATTCATCGACGGTGCGCGTGTGGCATCTGTCAACGCCAATACCGGCCTGAACTACGAGTGTGATGCGATTGCGGCGTGCGTCATCGGCGGTGTATCCTTTGTCGGTGGTATCGGCCGGATTTCCGTGAAGACACTCGACAAACTGATTATGGGCGGGATCCTGGTGATTGCGCTTCTGATCATTGTCGGGGTATCCCGGGGCGACGGCTACCGCGTGACGTACGACTCCAGGGGCGGGAGCGATGTTGCCTGCCAGACGTATCTCTATGACGAGCCACTGGAGACGGAGGTGCCGCAGCGCGAAGGGTATCGCTTCGAGGGCTGGTACTTCGATGAAGGCTACGGCCGGCAGGCGTTCGACGGCATGAATGTGCAGTCGGATCTCACGCTGTATGCGAAGTGGGTACCCGCTGCGGATGATGACGCTGGTGCCAATGATGGCACAGGGGCCTGCGACCAGGAGTGA
- a CDS encoding metallophosphoesterase family protein encodes MIYITGDIHREQDIHKINPREFEAGNHLTPDDYVIICGDFGCIWDGGSGDRFWLNWLESLPWNTLFIDGNHENFDVLNTYPIVDYKGGKARQIRSNIFHLLRGEVYDIGGRSFFTFGGAFSHDVQYRTEHLNWWQDELPTKEECENGYRNLNACNWKVDYVLTHDVYESHPMAGKYEKSMDHYDASRQDIQKYLDDIVDRLDYRTWFTGHYHGDWIHTKNNRPCVTLFERVVLLEDLENELKTIGEVQPPKPQKTDEEL; translated from the coding sequence ATGATTTATATAACAGGTGACATTCACCGCGAACAGGACATTCACAAAATCAATCCCAGGGAATTTGAAGCGGGAAACCACCTGACACCGGATGACTATGTCATCATATGCGGGGATTTCGGCTGCATCTGGGATGGAGGATCGGGTGACCGGTTCTGGCTGAACTGGCTGGAATCACTGCCCTGGAACACGCTGTTCATTGACGGAAACCACGAAAACTTCGATGTGCTCAACACGTACCCCATTGTGGACTACAAGGGCGGGAAGGCGAGACAGATCCGCAGCAACATCTTTCACCTGCTGCGGGGGGAAGTCTATGACATCGGCGGACGGTCGTTTTTCACCTTCGGCGGTGCCTTCAGCCATGATGTCCAGTACCGGACGGAGCACCTGAACTGGTGGCAGGACGAACTGCCGACAAAGGAAGAATGCGAAAACGGGTACAGAAACCTCAACGCATGCAACTGGAAGGTCGACTATGTCCTGACCCATGATGTCTATGAATCCCATCCCATGGCAGGCAAATACGAAAAGTCCATGGACCATTACGATGCATCCAGACAGGACATCCAGAAATACCTGGATGATATCGTGGACCGTCTGGACTACCGCACGTGGTTCACGGGACACTACCACGGGGACTGGATCCACACGAAAAACAACCGGCCGTGCGTGACGCTGTTTGAGCGCGTCGTGCTGCTGGAAGACCTGGAAAACGAACTGAAGACCATCGGCGAAGTGCAGCCGCCCAAACCGCAGAAAACAGACGAGGAACTCTGA
- a CDS encoding ROK family protein, producing the protein MKYAVGVDIGGTNSRIALVDENMNIVERTQFRTDAHDPIPTIVRLSEALKDMAGDKELVGMGVSCPGPLDLINGKVLNTPNLHDSWQDFPIAGEIEKVTGIPTYLENDANLAALAEAVVGEGRDYNYVQFLTISTGLGSGQVINHKIYQGAHGYGHEVAYAPLWRNGPQHGKIYPGGVEAICSGTAITERAKKAGLEVQHAGEVNDMAKQGHEAAMEIMDDAKEYLANFIAILIAITDPEIVILGGSVALKIPGFVQEVEDRVKEKVLTELKPYVKVRPSTLNEDSGLLGAACLAFEHAKDKEAA; encoded by the coding sequence ATGAAATACGCAGTTGGCGTGGACATTGGAGGCACTAACAGCCGCATTGCGCTGGTGGACGAAAACATGAACATCGTGGAACGGACACAGTTCCGCACAGATGCCCATGATCCAATCCCGACCATTGTCCGTCTCTCGGAGGCGCTCAAGGACATGGCCGGCGACAAGGAACTGGTGGGCATGGGCGTATCCTGCCCGGGTCCCCTGGACCTGATCAACGGCAAGGTGCTCAACACCCCGAATCTACACGATTCCTGGCAGGATTTCCCGATTGCCGGTGAAATCGAAAAAGTGACGGGCATTCCCACATACCTGGAAAACGATGCGAACCTGGCTGCCCTGGCGGAAGCCGTGGTCGGCGAGGGACGCGACTACAACTATGTGCAGTTCCTGACGATCTCCACCGGCCTGGGATCCGGACAGGTCATCAACCACAAGATCTATCAGGGTGCCCACGGCTACGGCCATGAGGTTGCCTATGCTCCTCTGTGGAGAAACGGTCCGCAGCACGGCAAGATCTACCCAGGCGGCGTGGAAGCCATCTGCTCTGGCACTGCCATCACGGAGCGGGCAAAGAAAGCCGGCCTGGAAGTCCAGCATGCAGGGGAAGTCAATGACATGGCCAAACAGGGCCACGAAGCGGCCATGGAAATCATGGACGATGCCAAGGAATACCTGGCAAACTTCATTGCGATCCTGATTGCCATCACCGACCCGGAAATCGTGATCCTGGGCGGCAGCGTGGCCCTGAAGATCCCCGGATTTGTCCAGGAAGTGGAAGACCGCGTGAAGGAAAAAGTCCTGACGGAGCTCAAGCCCTACGTGAAAGTCCGCCCCTCGACACTGAACGAAGACAGCGGCCTGCTGGGCGCAGCCTGCCTGGCCTTCGAGCACGCAAAGGACAAGGAAGCGGCCTGA
- a CDS encoding methyltransferase domain-containing protein: MNWNVYKYRQFAQESSQPAEDLAKRVDILVRTAVDLGCGYGQSTRALNDIFHEARVTGIDRNPEMTRLARQRHPECQFLTLDMMELQGQYDLVFSNAALQWIPDHEKAIPGLMHHLRDDGVLAVGFPDTRGEPLFDIMEELIARYFPDHSRWNALNAADYHRILKGCSSSFDYWETDYYYSEFDPNLLMDWLVSTRLEPVQADLEEEKVQALAQELKERVGEAYQMDENGHILVKIHRIFFTAVR, encoded by the coding sequence ATGAACTGGAATGTATATAAATACCGTCAGTTTGCACAGGAGTCGAGTCAGCCTGCAGAGGACCTGGCCAAGCGGGTGGATATCCTGGTCCGCACGGCTGTGGACCTTGGCTGCGGATACGGGCAGAGCACCCGGGCCCTCAACGATATCTTTCATGAAGCCAGAGTCACGGGCATCGACCGGAATCCGGAAATGACCCGCCTGGCCAGGCAGCGGCATCCGGAGTGTCAGTTTCTGACACTGGACATGATGGAGCTCCAGGGCCAGTATGACCTGGTGTTCTCCAATGCCGCCCTCCAGTGGATACCGGATCATGAAAAGGCCATTCCCGGACTCATGCACCATCTGAGGGATGACGGTGTGCTGGCTGTCGGCTTTCCCGATACCAGAGGGGAACCGCTGTTTGACATCATGGAGGAACTCATCGCCAGGTATTTCCCGGATCACAGCCGCTGGAATGCCCTGAACGCTGCCGACTACCATCGCATTCTGAAAGGCTGTTCCTCGTCCTTTGACTACTGGGAAACGGATTACTACTACAGTGAATTCGACCCGAACCTTCTCATGGACTGGCTTGTGAGCACAAGACTGGAGCCTGTGCAGGCAGACCTGGAGGAAGAGAAGGTGCAGGCACTGGCTCAGGAACTGAAGGAGCGGGTCGGTGAAGCGTATCAGATGGATGAGAACGGTCACATTCTGGTGAAAATTCACCGCATCTTCTTTACCGCGGTGCGATAG